A single window of [Clostridium] hylemonae DSM 15053 DNA harbors:
- a CDS encoding recombinase family protein has protein sequence MSKTYGYVRVSTREQNEERQMIALHNFPVLPENIYMDKQSGKDFNRPKYQKLLKKLKKKDILVVKSIDRLGRNYKEILDQWRYLTKTKEVYIVVLDMPLLDTRKSNDLIGTLIADIVLQLLSYVAETERENIKQRQAEGIAAAKARGVKFGRPNKKVPVNFYKVYKRWHYKKISGREAARQLGVSYSTFMKWAGCADRTSDRIKK, from the coding sequence ATGAGCAAGACATATGGATATGTACGAGTATCAACGAGAGAACAAAATGAAGAAAGACAGATGATAGCACTGCACAATTTTCCCGTTCTGCCGGAAAACATATATATGGATAAACAGAGCGGAAAAGACTTCAACCGTCCCAAATACCAGAAGCTGCTGAAAAAACTGAAAAAAAAGGATATCTTAGTGGTCAAATCCATAGACCGGCTCGGAAGAAATTACAAAGAGATACTGGACCAGTGGAGATATCTCACAAAAACGAAAGAAGTATATATCGTAGTTCTGGATATGCCGCTGCTCGATACAAGAAAAAGCAATGATCTGATCGGGACTCTTATCGCCGATATCGTGCTGCAGCTTCTGTCTTATGTAGCGGAGACGGAGAGGGAGAACATAAAACAGAGGCAGGCGGAAGGGATCGCTGCCGCCAAGGCAAGAGGCGTAAAATTCGGCAGGCCGAACAAAAAGGTGCCGGTCAACTTCTATAAAGTATATAAACGCTGGCACTATAAGAAGATAAGCGGCAGAGAAGCGGCCAGACAGCTTGGCGTCTCTTACTCCACGTTCATGAAATGGGCCGGCTGTGCGGACAGAACTTCTGACAGAATAAAAAAGTAG
- a CDS encoding DeoR/GlpR family DNA-binding transcription regulator has translation MLASERERMILEYLNTNEIATTKFLCELTGASIATIRRDLNQLDKRGLLKKTHGGAQCISSRSYHGYPGPSLDYDPFLKSKEQIARKASEFISAGDIIFIGAGMTCNLLSKYINDKENITVVTTNLTAVMELVPNPNISILLLGGNVHIGTNHIETLDEYTVQALDKLYFDKVFFTVDGIELNNGYSIISRAQLPLYNHLISNSKLIYLLADEGKFDKRTFTHLCDLDEIPNIITNASTDQKYISYYKEHEIGVFTV, from the coding sequence ATGTTAGCATCAGAACGAGAAAGAATGATACTGGAGTACCTGAATACGAACGAAATAGCTACAACAAAGTTCCTCTGCGAACTGACAGGCGCTTCTATTGCAACGATCCGAAGGGATCTGAATCAGCTGGACAAGCGCGGGTTATTGAAAAAAACCCACGGAGGCGCCCAGTGTATCTCATCCAGGTCCTACCACGGATACCCCGGGCCGTCGCTGGATTACGACCCGTTTTTAAAGTCAAAAGAACAGATCGCCAGGAAGGCGTCCGAATTTATTTCCGCAGGAGATATTATATTTATCGGCGCCGGCATGACGTGCAATCTGCTCAGCAAATATATTAACGACAAAGAGAACATCACAGTCGTCACAACTAACCTGACCGCAGTCATGGAACTTGTGCCGAACCCGAACATCTCTATTCTGCTTCTCGGAGGAAATGTCCATATCGGCACAAATCATATCGAGACTCTGGACGAGTACACGGTGCAGGCGCTGGACAAGCTTTATTTTGACAAAGTGTTTTTTACGGTAGACGGCATAGAACTCAACAATGGCTATTCCATCATCAGCCGGGCGCAGCTCCCTCTGTATAATCATTTGATCTCGAATTCCAAATTGATATATCTCCTGGCTGACGAAGGAAAATTTGACAAACGTACTTTTACGCATCTATGTGATCTGGATGAGATACCGAATATTATCACAAACGCGTCTACGGACCAGAAATACATTTCCTATTATAAGGAACATGAAATCGGAGTTTTTACGGTTTAG